In Salinarimonas sp., a genomic segment contains:
- a CDS encoding ThuA domain-containing protein has protein sequence MKAMLFVGGWEGHAPEAFRKWADDLLAANGFTVESHETLAPLEDAEAMRDVDLVVPIWSSARSAHRPEFGNMTKAQEDGLLAAIASGTGIAGWHGHMGDAFRDRPTYHFLIGGQFVAHPPGWPDNPVPSDDFVDYDVTITRPDHPIVEGIDSFRLHSEQYYMLVDPSNEVLATTTFSGEHLWWIEGATIPVVWTRRWDKGRVFYCSIGHTVADLETPQVTEIIRRGMIWAARGSA, from the coding sequence GTGAAAGCCATGCTCTTCGTCGGCGGCTGGGAGGGCCACGCGCCCGAAGCCTTCCGCAAATGGGCCGACGACCTCCTCGCGGCGAACGGCTTCACGGTCGAGAGCCACGAGACCCTCGCGCCGCTCGAGGACGCCGAGGCCATGCGCGACGTCGATCTCGTCGTGCCGATCTGGTCCTCCGCGCGCTCGGCCCACCGGCCCGAATTCGGGAACATGACGAAGGCGCAGGAGGACGGCCTCCTCGCCGCGATCGCGAGCGGGACCGGCATCGCCGGCTGGCACGGCCATATGGGCGACGCCTTCCGCGACCGGCCGACCTACCATTTCCTGATCGGCGGCCAGTTCGTCGCCCACCCGCCGGGCTGGCCGGACAATCCCGTCCCGTCGGACGACTTCGTCGACTACGACGTGACGATCACCCGGCCCGACCACCCGATCGTGGAGGGGATCGACTCGTTCCGGCTCCATTCCGAGCAGTACTACATGCTCGTCGACCCCTCGAACGAGGTGCTGGCCACGACGACCTTCTCCGGCGAGCACCTCTGGTGGATCGAGGGCGCGACCATCCCCGTCGTCTGGACGCGGCGCTGGGACAAGGGCCGGGTGTTCTACTGCTCGATCGGCCACACGGTCGCGGATCTCGAGACGCCGCAGGTGACGGAGATCATCCGGCGCGGGATGATCTGGGCCGCGCGGGGGTCCGCATGA